ATATCCTGAAAATTGGAGTGACTTTAGGCCCATATTCTGATTCTATGTCTATTTTCTATTCTAGAATTTCCAAATTATATCATTCAATATTAATTAGAGATTTTAAGACTTTAGAATTAACGAATCAATTTAATTTCAGCAATGTTTCTTATATTCCTGATTTAGCATGGGCTTACAATCATGATAAATTTGTAAGGACTCCTACGGTAGAAATCCCTAAAACTAAATATATAGTTATTAGTTTTCGAGATGCTATTGAAGGTACTATCAGAAATTCAGATTATTATAATCAAATACAAAATTCTATAGAGCAGATTTTGAAAGCAAATTTAGGTTATACGATTGTTTTTTCTTTTCAAGTGGCGTATGATCGAGAAGTATGTAAAGACTTCGTTGCTTTATTTGGAGCTAAATATGATGTTGTATTTATTGACAACTGTTTAAGTATTTCAGATGCAATGCATCTTTATTCAAATTCTGAGATGGTTATAAGCAATAGACTGCATGTCCTTTTATTAGCTATAAAATCTAAAACATTACCAGTAGCCATAACCAATGTTTCACAACATAATAAACTGGTGAGTATGTTTTATGATGAAAATGTTAATGAATGTGTTATAGATGTTGAAAGCTTGGATTTAACAAATCAATTGGATGCTTTATACAATCAGAAAGATATGATATTAAATAAATTTGATTTAATTGTAAAGAAGAATATGCAACTTATTATTAGAGGGATTAATCAGATTTTTAAAGTGTAATCATATGACTCCAGCCATAATTGTAATAGCATATAATAGACCAGATTCGATTTTGAGATTGTTCAAATCACTTTCTGTTGCTCATTATTTGCAGAAGGATGTTACATTGCTTATAAGTATTGATTATCAGGAATCTGAAAATCATGATCGA
This region of Flavobacterium lacustre genomic DNA includes:
- a CDS encoding polysaccharide pyruvyl transferase family protein, with the translated sequence MYLYLGSGICLNTEFTLFFSEEKQQLIITNNNRIFIMQDLKKKNRIFYYDGFTQFANTGDLLINKTLLDIISSKGMIVVNDAKMPVSYKNELLYDVSNVLLVSENLTNLSFSRMIIDSLLKNFIFKKTEIYILENPGHHISKLIKPGKSHYKDFFKKYVQSMLGCNILKIGVTLGPYSDSMSIFYSRISKLYHSILIRDFKTLELTNQFNFSNVSYIPDLAWAYNHDKFVRTPTVEIPKTKYIVISFRDAIEGTIRNSDYYNQIQNSIEQILKANLGYTIVFSFQVAYDREVCKDFVALFGAKYDVVFIDNCLSISDAMHLYSNSEMVISNRLHVLLLAIKSKTLPVAITNVSQHNKLVSMFYDENVNECVIDVESLDLTNQLDALYNQKDMILNKFDLIVKKNMQLIIRGINQIFKV